In one Ferroacidibacillus organovorans genomic region, the following are encoded:
- a CDS encoding leucyl aminopeptidase, producing the protein MNIHLSGHNAQPSSCHIELIHTNSYPSFSSRGVAKRHSVRHSVSVFHEQNATLITVGLGDPSSVDEEVLRDAAGLAIRAASKEEWEDVSLSLTHLFDTHREIHCLVEGVSLGAYRFDRYQSKKETHHVKTVTLMAGEQHVAALTRALAFVRGTMLARDLVNEPPNRLRPDTLAEFVTQHFKGSKAEVTVLAGQQLIDEQMNGLLAVGKGSEYPPRFIQVAYATDPALPLIALVGKGVTFDTGGISLKGGRDISNMRMDMGGAGAVIGALDILIQLGLPCNVVGLIAATENIPDAGSMLPGELIQYRNGISVQVANTDAEGRLILADALIRAQELQAREVIDIATLTGSAAAALGPRYAAVFGGEEIVERVREAGLRSGDYVWQMPLPESYREQLKSVYADLSNIGKGQGGAIVAALFLKHFVADDQQWAHIDMAGPMEAEKTEGYRPQGATGYGARLLAEYVMQRAEQAKNV; encoded by the coding sequence TTGAACATTCACTTGTCCGGCCACAACGCACAACCGAGTTCCTGCCATATTGAACTCATCCATACAAATTCGTATCCATCTTTTTCCTCACGCGGCGTGGCAAAGCGTCACAGTGTGCGCCATAGCGTATCCGTGTTTCACGAACAAAACGCAACGCTTATCACGGTCGGTTTGGGCGACCCTTCGTCAGTGGATGAAGAAGTGCTGCGCGATGCCGCAGGACTCGCCATTCGCGCAGCCAGCAAAGAAGAGTGGGAGGACGTGTCGCTCAGCCTGACTCATCTCTTTGATACCCATCGCGAGATCCATTGTCTCGTCGAAGGGGTGTCGCTTGGCGCATACCGTTTTGATCGCTATCAATCAAAAAAGGAGACCCATCATGTTAAAACGGTGACGCTGATGGCAGGTGAGCAACACGTTGCAGCGCTCACGCGCGCGCTCGCTTTTGTGCGCGGAACGATGCTTGCGCGGGATCTGGTCAACGAGCCGCCCAATCGCTTGCGACCGGATACCTTGGCAGAGTTTGTCACACAACATTTCAAGGGGAGCAAGGCTGAAGTTACGGTGCTCGCAGGCCAGCAGTTGATCGACGAACAGATGAACGGATTGCTGGCTGTCGGGAAAGGCAGTGAGTATCCTCCGCGCTTCATTCAAGTCGCGTATGCAACTGACCCCGCGCTTCCGCTAATCGCGCTTGTGGGAAAAGGGGTGACGTTTGATACCGGGGGAATCTCACTCAAGGGTGGACGCGACATCTCCAATATGCGCATGGATATGGGAGGGGCGGGCGCAGTCATTGGTGCGCTCGATATTCTCATCCAGCTTGGCCTGCCTTGCAATGTCGTCGGATTGATCGCGGCGACAGAAAATATTCCTGATGCAGGTTCCATGCTTCCTGGGGAATTGATTCAATATCGGAATGGAATATCGGTGCAAGTTGCCAATACTGACGCCGAAGGGCGACTCATTCTGGCGGACGCGCTCATCCGCGCACAAGAGCTTCAAGCGCGAGAAGTCATCGACATCGCGACGCTGACCGGATCTGCGGCAGCCGCTCTCGGGCCTCGCTATGCGGCGGTATTCGGCGGTGAGGAAATTGTTGAACGCGTGCGAGAAGCTGGACTTCGCTCCGGTGATTATGTCTGGCAGATGCCGCTTCCGGAAAGTTATCGCGAACAGCTAAAAAGCGTTTATGCGGATCTTTCCAACATTGGAAAAGGCCAAGGTGGAGCGATTGTCGCGGCCCTGTTTTTAAAGCACTTTGTCGCAGATGATCAACAGTGGGCGCACATTGACATGGCCGGCCCAATGGAAGCCGAAAAGACGGAAGGATATCGTCCGCAAGGAGCGACAGGCTATGGCGCCCGACTGCTCGCTGAGTATGTAATGCAACGCGCTGAGCAAGCGAAAAACGTCTGA